The genomic interval GGCACAGGTGGGGTTATCAAAAAATTTTTGTTGCCCGATTTTGTATACCTTGATCGTTATCTCATTCGTAGTCGATGCGCGCATTGCGTTCACGTTACGCCTTACGGGATTGTACAAACCGTTGTCAGCTCCAAAGATCCTATTCGGTTGTATGATCTCCATGGACGTCTTTTGCGTCGCTTCGGACGTATACTGGAACCTGAGCATCCTTCTTCTGCTTTCTTTAATTTTCGCGCTGGCGTTTTTATAACAGAATCGCAAGACATTATTGCCATTCCGCGCCTGCATCCCCAGATCGAGCGGTACACTTTCGAAGGCAAGATGCAGGAGATTTTCACGCTAAACCAGCTCCCACTCCTGGCCCGGCTTTTTCAAGAAGCCTGGGATCGCACCCAGGAACTGCAACGCAAACAGCCTTACATGCTCGCACAGCTCTGGGGGGATGCGGCCTATGCAAAAGGCTGGCTCTATCTGACCGTAGCGATGCAGTGGCCCGATGCCCCTCACATTCAGCATGTGTTGGTCGTGCGGGTTACGCGTGAACGAATGCAGCTATCGCATATTCTGCGCCTTCACCGTGACCAGACACCGCTTCAGATGGGTCTCCTTGAAGCGGATCATATAGATGAGGTATCTCTATCTGCTCGCCTCATCGAAGTCATTCCTCAAACGGGCAAACTGCTGGCCCGGATGTTTCCGGAAGATCTGCTCTACGTCTACACGCTTCCCGAACAGCCATGAAGGCCGAACGCCTGCAACTGATCTTCTCCGGCATTCTGGCCGGATGCGCCCTGATTATCACCGGCGCCGTGCTGTACCGACTCCTGGCTACGCCGGAGGCCCCATCTCCACCTTCTTTCCCTGAAGACTTTGAAACGCTGCCCGCGTTACCGGATTCCCTCTGGGAACCGCTCCTCCAGGGCGGCCATCGGGTCGGCGCAGCGGAGCCCCAAGTAATTCTGGTGGAATTTCTGGATTACCGGTGTGCCTACTGCCGCCAGATACACCCGACGCTGGAAGCTCTGCTGGAGGCATATCCCGACCTGCAGATTATCTACCGGCACTATCCGCTGAACCTCAACCGCTCAGCAGCGGCCGCCCGCATTGCCCTCTGCGCCGACGCGCAGGGGTGGTTCGAACGCATGCACACCCGTCTTCTTACCGCCCAGAAACTGGATGTAGAAAGCTTGCTCTACGATCGCACGGCCTCCGAACGGGCCACCTTCGATTCGTGCCTGTATGGCAGGGATTCTCCTGTAGACTCCCTGCTGTTGCAGGACATCGCGCTGGCGCGGCGGGTAGGCGTGACCGGCACGCCCACGTTCTTTTTGAACGGACGCCGCGTGCCGGTAGGCGTTCCGGCCTCCCGACTTCGGGATTACGTCCACCAGGCGCTGCAGCGCGAAAGCCGCCCAGCGCAGCGCTGAATCCCTTCGGCCCTCTTCCTACACACCGGCCAACCTTTCCGACTGATCTGGAGCCCTCCCTTATCTCCAGACCGCCTTCAGAACTAAATGCCCATACCCATGTGTAAGACGGCACATCCCTTCTTGACATAATACTTTTTTTTTGTAGGTTACATGCCGACTTCTGTCTATCAGCCATTCTACCGAAAAAGCCATGAAGGTCTGACTTCTTCAATGGATGGTACTTCTTGCATTGCCCTTAATTTTTTCTGCCAACAACCCCAACACCATGGTTCCACTGGAGCCGGCTGCGCCCTGTCTTCAGACCGCGCAAGCCATTGCCAGATCTTCAGGGACTGGATTGTGCGAAATTCTGTGTCTTCCTATCTGGGAGCCCTGGTATGACGGGCCGGATCGCTATGGATGTAACAGTGGTGGAAGTGCAATCTGCCAGGGGATTCTGAAAGATCTGGAATGTCCGGGATGCGTAGGCGGTCCGGAATAACGCTATTGCTGGGGTTACTGGGACTGGTAGGAAATAGCTGGCCCGGTCCACTGTCTGCCCAGCAGCCACTGATCGGGGCACAACGGCGATTGCAGCTTGTGCCTCAGGCCCCGATTCCATTGCAAGGTACACGTATTGGCGACGTAGAAGAAGTGGTGGCGCATCCAACGCGCCCCCTGTTTTTTGTAATCGACCGCCGACCACCCGGTGTGTACAGCTTCGATCATCGGGGACGTTTTGTCCAGCGCTTTGGCAGGCAAGGCGAAGGCCCCCATGAATTTCTGGGGCGGTTACGGGTGGCAGCCTGGCAGGACACCCTGCTGATCCTGGACGGACTGCGTCGTCGGGTGGTTGCCTACCAGGTGGCTACCGGCGCTCCCCTGGCGCTTACCCGACTACCCAGTCCACTGCCGGCAGCCGTGCAACACTGGAAGCTCTATCGGGAACACCTGATCTTCTACTGGTCCGGATCGCTTCGTCCCCCTCTCGTCGAAGTTTATGATCTGAAGCAGAGGGCTTTCACCTATGCGCTCCGGGAAAACCTTACCCCGGAGCATCAGATGCTTTTGCGCTATGTGCATAGCGGAGGATTGACCCTCCTGGGCGATTCCCTGGTACTGGCCATGCCGGCCGATCGGCCGGTGCTCTACTTTCTGGATCTGCGTTCCGGCACGCAGGGACGCTGGCGCTCGCTTTCCGACCCAGCCTTTCATGCACCGCCGCTTGAAAAGCCGCTTCCTGCCTATGACTTCGAAGAGTGGGTGGCCTACATTACGCGCCGCAGCAGCACCTGCGGGCTGTTCCTGCTCCAGAATGGCTATCTCGTCGTTCAGTTAGAGCACGGTACCCGTGAGGAAGCCCGCTGGCTCCGGCTGATCATTCTGGATCCCACTACCCGCCAGGAAATCGACCGCATTACGTTCCCGGCTGCCCTGCGGCAACAATATCAGTTGCTCCATCGAAGTGGCATCTTTCTGACAGCACAGGGCAACTGCCTCTACCTTCGGCGCTTTTTGGAGGAGCAGGACCGCTGGGCGCTCTGGCCCTGGTGCCTGGAGCCCATCCCTTCCAGCAACTCCCCTTGAACTCGACCAACACTCACATACCCGAACCACCTACCGCTCCGCGTTTCCCCGCCTGCCCCTGCATCCGAACATCCTCACCAAGACTTGACAACAAGTTTTTTTTTAACATACGCAGCGAAGTTTCTTCAGCAATGCACTTTCCCGGTAACCAATCCGACAGGATATCATGATTGGACACATAGCACGAGCGGCGCTGATCTTGAGCATACCACTGATGCTTTCCGCCCCCTCGCCGGTCAACCTTTCAGCCGATCTGGAATCCCTCCCCTGCCTCCAGATCGCTCAACAACTGGCTCAGACAGCCCGCATCGATCTATGTGAGCTTGGATGTATGGAAATCTGGGAAAATCGATGGGAACCTGCGGGTGCCGTGTGCTATCGGACGAAAGATCAGATCTGTGTAGCTTTGCTCATGGAGTTAGGCTGTCCACCATGCAATGGAGGACCCGAATAATCAGCGCCCTTATCCTGCTCCTGCCCGGAACAGGCGGCGGTCTTGTTTGCTTTTCGCTTGCTCAACAGTTGACATTGGTGGGGGCACAACAGCGTTTTCAGCTCGTATCGCGGTCTCCCATTATAGTCCATGAAAAGCTTGTCGGAGACGTTTTTGATATCGCCTCCCATCCAACACAACCTTTATTCTTTGTGGTTGATCGCCAGCCTCCGGGTGTCTTTGTCCTAACAGCAAACGGACGTTTTCTGAGAAGCTATGGCCGTCAGGGGGAAGGCCCCGGCGAGTTTCTGGGGCCGCCGTCTGTTACCGTTTGGGGCGACACCCTACTCGTCCTCGATCCTGCACGCAATCGGTTAGAGGCCTATCGAGTGACTACGGGCCAGCTACTTACGTTCAGCATGTTGCCCCAGAATCTTCCTGGTTTCCAGCACTGGATCCTTCACAGCAATCATCTGGTCCTCTATTTGTCAGGCCGGCTTCACGCCGCCCTGGTTGAGGTTTATGATTTCTCGCGACGTCGATATACCCATACGCTTTCCCTCCCCAAGCTTACCCCAGAGCACGACCTGCTATTAAGCTACATAGGTAGTGGTGGACTGGCTCTGCTGGGTGATTCCTTGGTACTGGCTACTCCGGCTGACCGACCTACCCTTTATTTCCTAAACCTACGTACAGGCCAGCAGGGAATATGGCTCACGCTCCAGGATCCCGACTTTCGCGTTCAATCGGCCCCTGATCTCGAAAAACTGCTACGCCAGGGCCGGTGGCGTGCTTACCAGAAGCAATGGGTCGGCTACCTCACCTCCAATAGCCGTACCTGTGGGCTGTTTGTGCTCGACAATGGACTGCTGGCCGTGCAGCTGGAATATGGACCGGACCAGCAAAACCGCTGGCTCCGGCTTATCGTTATCGACCTCGCTACACGCCAGGAAATTGACCGCATCACGCTACCCGTCACCGTACGGCAACAGTATGGCTTGATGGAGTCCATCTTTCGTACTGCGCAGGGGCTATGTCTGTACATTGAGCGCTTTCTGGAGGAGCAGGACCGCTGGGCGCTCTGGCCCTGGTGCCTGGAGCCCTATTCCCGTCTCTGACCCTCGCTGAGCACAATCGCTCAACCCAACCAGAGGCAAGCCTTTCCCCTTCAAAACAATTTGTCCTGACCGCGTTTGCCCTTTCCTGCAGTGCTGAACTGCCCTACGGTCAGTAGCTTCCCTTTTCCCTTGCACTCCAGCGCAGGATGTTGTAAGCTTAGGTCGCCGGCTGTTAGCGTTCCTGCAAATGCCTCATTGAGCTCGGGCCACAAGGTAGCCCGATAGGTTACAGGCCAGACGGTTGCGCAACCCACCCCCATGCGAAAGCAATTTGCAGTCAGCCGATGTCATATACGAACCGTGGTCGTTGTTTATCACCCGGACTATCTGAAATATTGCTTTGGTCCCGAACATCCGTTTAGCCCTCTTCGACTGGAGATGCTCTGGACGTTGCTGGAAGCCCTGGACGGCCGCCCCATGCCCATCACCCCTGCTGAAGC from Rhodothermus sp. carries:
- a CDS encoding 6-bladed beta-propeller translates to MVDRQPPGVFVLTANGRFLRSYGRQGEGPGEFLGPPSVTVWGDTLLVLDPARNRLEAYRVTTGQLLTFSMLPQNLPGFQHWILHSNHLVLYLSGRLHAALVEVYDFSRRRYTHTLSLPKLTPEHDLLLSYIGSGGLALLGDSLVLATPADRPTLYFLNLRTGQQGIWLTLQDPDFRVQSAPDLEKLLRQGRWRAYQKQWVGYLTSNSRTCGLFVLDNGLLAVQLEYGPDQQNRWLRLIVIDLATRQEIDRITLPVTVRQQYGLMESIFRTAQGLCLYIERFLEEQDRWALWPWCLEPYSRL
- a CDS encoding 6-bladed beta-propeller, whose product is MRRRSGITLLLGLLGLVGNSWPGPLSAQQPLIGAQRRLQLVPQAPIPLQGTRIGDVEEVVAHPTRPLFFVIDRRPPGVYSFDHRGRFVQRFGRQGEGPHEFLGRLRVAAWQDTLLILDGLRRRVVAYQVATGAPLALTRLPSPLPAAVQHWKLYREHLIFYWSGSLRPPLVEVYDLKQRAFTYALRENLTPEHQMLLRYVHSGGLTLLGDSLVLAMPADRPVLYFLDLRSGTQGRWRSLSDPAFHAPPLEKPLPAYDFEEWVAYITRRSSTCGLFLLQNGYLVVQLEHGTREEARWLRLIILDPTTRQEIDRITFPAALRQQYQLLHRSGIFLTAQGNCLYLRRFLEEQDRWALWPWCLEPIPSSNSP
- a CDS encoding thioredoxin domain-containing protein: MKAERLQLIFSGILAGCALIITGAVLYRLLATPEAPSPPSFPEDFETLPALPDSLWEPLLQGGHRVGAAEPQVILVEFLDYRCAYCRQIHPTLEALLEAYPDLQIIYRHYPLNLNRSAAAARIALCADAQGWFERMHTRLLTAQKLDVESLLYDRTASERATFDSCLYGRDSPVDSLLLQDIALARRVGVTGTPTFFLNGRRVPVGVPASRLRDYVHQALQRESRPAQR